A portion of the Scleropages formosus chromosome 15, fSclFor1.1, whole genome shotgun sequence genome contains these proteins:
- the tpo gene encoding thyroid peroxidase → MQMFAFLRQTEPETQEISRAAEAQEIAIRALKDKAVERHKRDATSTDAASRQELELIANLSGCPKPLKPNSCPKNCLSTKYRTISGICNNRYNPLWGAANAALARWLPAEYEDEESQPKGWNPGHLYNGFTLPLVREVSNKIMQRSSEHVLEDDAYSQMLVDWGQYIDHDISFTPQCTTKSAFPGGLDCLTTCENRNPCFPMKIPPKDRLFGTRRCLPFFRSSPACLPLDLEMLHTKSQRQQMNAITSFLDASVVYGHTEALEHQLRNLSSPEGHLAVNGDFSDRGLPFLPFVPRRPSRCFQDAVDPHGGRVECFLAGDSRASEILTLSTLHTLWVREHNRLASALKALNSHWSAEQTYQEARKIVGALHQVITMKDYVPKILGLEAFDKYIGVYRGYNHSINPTVSNVFATAAFRFGHATIPAMLRRLNETFQEHKSYPSLSLHQTFFSPWRLVKEGGLDPVLRGLLGRPAVALTTDHLMTEELTERLVVLSSPGDLDLTALNLQRGRDHGLPGYNEWREFCGYERVETAGQLRRVVSNARLVETLIEVYGHPSNMDVWLGGLVEDLLPGARTGPLFACLIGKQMKALRDGDRFWWENEGVFTPSQRQEIQRHSLSRVICDNSGIKQVPPDAFRMGQYPWDFLSCDNIPAINLQAWQEDISKASPSCGPPIAVKNGDFVLCSTPDKRVAVYSCHYGYRMEGSEEVVCTESGWSSGPPICKERGRVRIQYLTESLRGHIAGIERKSFTSFC, encoded by the exons ATGCTGCATCTCGACAAGAGCTGGAGCTCATTGCCAATCTCTCTGGCTGTCCTAAGCCCTTGAAGCCAAACTCCTGTCCCAAAAATTGTTTGTCTACAAAGTACCGGACCATCTCTGGAATCTGCAATAATAG ATACAACCCGCTTTGGGGAGCGGCCAACGCCGCTTTGGCAAGATGGCTACCGGCAGAGTATGAAGATGAAGAGAGCCAACCCAAGGGTTGGAACCCTGGGCATTTATATAACGGCTTCACACTGCCTCTG gTGCGAGAAGTCAGCAACAAAATTATGCAGAGATCAAGCGAGCATGTCTTGGAGGATGATGCATATTCCCAGATGCTTGTGGACTGGGGCCAGTATATCGACCATGATATTTCCTTCACTCCTCAGTGTACAACAAAAAGTGCTTTTCCTGGAGGACTGGACTGTCTGACAACTTGTGAAAACAGAAATCCCTGTTTTCCTATGAAG ATTCCCCCAAAGGACAGACTGTTTGGGACAAGACGCTGTCTTCCCTTCTTCCGCTCGTCTCCAGCCTGCCTTCCTCTCGACCTGGAGATGTTACACACGAAGTCCCAGAGGCAGCAGATGAATGCCATCACATCCTTCCTGGATGCCTCCGTGGTGTACGGACACACCGAGGCCCTAGAGCACCAGCTCCGTAACCTCTCCAGCCCAGAGGGCCACCTGGCCGTCAACGGCGACTTCTCGGACAGGGGCCTCCCCTTCCTGCCTTTCGTTCCCCGCAGGCCCTCGCGGTGCTTCCAGGACGCGGTAGATCCACATGGCGGCAGGGTGGAGTGTTTCCTGGCAGGAGACAGCCGTGCCAGTGAGATCCTGACCCTGTCCACCCTGCACACGCTGTGGGTAAGAGAGCACAACCGGCTGGCGTCCGCTCTGAAAGCACTCAACTCGCACTGGAGCGCTGAGCAAACGTACCAGGAGGCCCGGAAAATTGTAGGAGCTCTTCATCAG GTCATCACCATGAAGGATTACGTTCCAAAGATTCTTGGATTGGAGGCTTTTGATAAATACATTGGTGTCTACAGAGGATACAATCACTCCATAAACCCAACAGTCTCAAATGTATTTGCAACGGCAGCTTTCCGATTTGGCCACGCCACCATTCCAGCGATGCTCAGGAGACTCAATGAGACCTTTCAGGAGCACAAGAGCTACCCTTCCCTGAGTCTCCACCAGACCTTTTTTAGTCCGTGGAGGCTTGTTAaagaag GGGGGCTGGATCCAGTGCTCAGGGGGCTTCTGGGAAGACCAGCAGTGGCGTTGACAACAGACCACCTAATGACCGAAGAACTGACAGAGAGGCTCGTGGTCTTGTCTAGCCCAGGGGACCTGGACTTGACCGCCTTGAACCTTCAGCGAGGACGAGATCATGGACTTCCAG GGTATAACGAGTGGAGGGAATTCTGTGGATATGAAAGGGTTGAGACAGCAGGCCAGCTGAGGAGAGTTGTAAGCAATGCACGCTTGGTGGAGACGCTGATAGAGGTGTATGGACACCCTAGCAACATGGACGTTTGGCTTGGTGGGCTGGTCGAGGACCTCTTACCTGGAGCCAGGACCGGCCCCCTCTTTGCATGTTTAATTGGAAAGCAGATGAAGGCTCTTCGAGATGGTGACAG GTTCTGGTGGGAGAACGAGGGTGTCTTTACACCCAGCCAGAGACAGGAAATCCAGCGGCACTCTCTGTCCCGGGTTATCTGTGACAACAGTGGCATTAAACAGGTGCCCCCAGATGCCTTCAGAATGGGACAATACCCCTGGGATTTTCTGTCTTGTGACAACATACCCGCAATAAACCTGCAGGCATGGCAAGAGGATATCAGCAAAG CATCGCCATCCTGCGGCCCTCCCATCGCTGTGAAAAATGGCGATTTTGTGCTTTGTTCCACACCGGACAAACGTGTGGCCGTCTATTCCTGCCACTACGGCTATCGCATGGAAGGCAGCGAGGAAGTTGTCTGCACGGAGAGCGGCTGGAGCAGTGGACCACCTATCTGTAAGG aaagaggaagggTAAGAATACAATATTTGACAGAATCTCTGAGAGGGCACATTGCAGGGATCGAGAGAAAGTCCTTCACCTctttttgctga